A window of the Capricornis sumatraensis isolate serow.1 chromosome 9, serow.2, whole genome shotgun sequence genome harbors these coding sequences:
- the FUT6 gene encoding 4-galactosyl-N-acetylglucosaminide 3-alpha-L-fucosyltransferase FUT6, with amino-acid sequence MYPPGCTKVKCSWHHCLPGLLLQLLLALCFFSYLRVSQDKPKPMWVSELGAPSQATEGSSAHLPLRVLLWTWPFNQPVALSRCSELWPGAADCQLTINRSEYPQADAVLVHHREVSNRPQTQLPPSPRPPGQRWVWFSMESPSNCLKLKDLDGYFNLTMSYRRDSDIFMPYGWLEPWPGQPVETLLNISAKTKLVAWVVSNWKKDSIRVHYYKLLKPHLQVDVYGRFHTPLPYALMAKQLSQYKFYLAFENSLHPDYITEKLWKNALQAWAVPVVLGPSRANYEQFLPPKAFIHVDDFQSPRDLAQYLLALDKDYASYLNYFRWRETLRPRSFSWALMFCKACWKLQQEPRYQTVPSIASWFQ; translated from the coding sequence ATGTATCCACCCGGTTGCACCAAGGTGAAGTGTTCCTGGCACCACTGTCTTCCGGGGCTGTTGCTGCAGCTGCTTCTGGCTCTGTGCTTCTTCTCTTATCTGCGTGTGTCTCAAGACAAGCCCAAGCCCATGTGGGTCTCTGAACTGGGGGCCCCTTCCCAGGCCACTGAGGGGTCCTCCGCccacctgcccctgcgtgtcctgCTGTGGACGTGGCCATTCAACCAGCCAGTGGCTCTGTCCCGCTGCTCGGAGTTGTGGCCTGGCGCAGCTGACTGCCAGCTGACCATCAACCGAAGCGAGTACCCTCAGGCAGATGCAGTCCTCGTGCACCACCGGGAGGTCAGCAACCGGCCCCAGACGCAGCTCCCGCCTTCCCCGCGGCCCCCTGGCCAGCGCTGGGTTTGGTTCAGCATGGAGTCACCCAGCAACTGCTTGAAACTGAAGGACCTAGATGGCTACTTCAACCTCACCATGTCCTACCGCCGTGACTCAGATATCTTCATGCCCTATGGCTGGCTCGAGCCGTGGCCTGGCCAGCCTGTGGAGACGCTGCTCAACATCTCGGCCAAGACCAAGCTGGTGGCCTGGGTGGTGTCCAACTGGAAGAAAGACTCTATCAGGGTGCACTACTACAAGCTGCTGAAGCCACACCTCCAAGTGGACGTGTACGGACGCTTCCACACCCCACTGCCGTACGCGCTCATGGCCAAGCAGCTGTCCCAGTACAAGTTCTACCTGGCTTTTGAGAACTCCCTGCACCCCGACTACATCACAGAGAAGCTGTGGAAGAATGCCCTGCAGGCATGGGCCGTGCCAGTGGTCCTGGGCCCCAGCCGGGCCAACTATGAACAGTTCCTGCCACCCAAAGCCTTCATCCACGTCGACGACTTCCAGAGCCCCAGAGACCTGGCGCAGTACTTGCTAGCACTGGACAAGGACTACGCCAGCTACCTGAACTACTTCCGCTGGCGGGAGACACTGCGGCCTCGGTCCTTCTCCTGGGCCCTTATGTTCTGTAAGGCCTGCTGGAAGCTGCAGCAGGAGCCCAGGTACCAGACGGTGCCCAGTATTGCGTCTTGGTTCCAGTGA
- the NRTN gene encoding neurturin encodes MQRWKAAALASVLCSSVLSIWMCREGLLLGHRLGPALAPLRRPPRTLDARIARLAQYRALLQGAPDAVELRELTPWAGRSPGPRRRAGPRRRRARARSGTRPCGLRELEVRVSELGLGYASEETVLFRYCAGACEAAARVYDLGLRRLRQRRRVRRERVRAHPCCRPTAYEDEVSFLDTHSRYHTVHELSARECACV; translated from the exons ATGCAGCGCTGGAAGGCGGCGGCCCTGGCCTCGGTGCTCTGCAGCTCTGTGCTCTCCATCTGGATGTGTCGGGAGGGCCTGCTCCTCGGCCACCGCCTCGGACCTGCGCTGGCCCCGTTGCGCCGGCCGCCTCGCACCCTGGACGCCCGCATTGCCCGTCTGGCCCAGT ACCGTGCGCTGCTGCAGGGCGCCCCGGACGCGGTGGAGCTTCGAGAACTGACGCCCTGGGCCGGCCGGTCCCCTGGTCCGCGCCGTCGGGCGGGGCCCCGGCGGCGGCGCGCGCGTGCGCGGTCGGGGACACGGCCTTGCGGGCTGCGCGAGCTCGAGGTGCGCGTGAGCGAGCTGGGCCTGGGCTACGCATCGGAAGAGACGGTGCTGTTCCGCTACTGCGCAGGCGCGTGCGAGGCGGCCGCGCGCGTCTACGACCTGGGGCTGCGACGCCTGCGTCAGCGGCGGCGAGTGCGGCGAGAGCGGGTCCGCGCTCACCCCTGCTGCCGCCCGACGGCCTACGAGGACGAGGTGTCCTTTCTGGACACGCACAGTCGCTACCACACGGTCCACGAGCTGTCGGCGCGCGAGTGCGCCTGCGTGTGA